In the genome of Thermovirga sp., the window CACGGCGCTGGCCCAAAGCAGATTCTCGATGCCCTCTTTCATCTCGGCGAACTTCGAAAGCCTGGAGGGACCGTCTCTAACAAGGACCGTTCGCAGGATCCTCCAGAATATGTCAAGAGAGAGCAGGCACCTGCCCAAGGAGATCTCTTCCTTCAGGATGGACAGGACTCGGGAGGGCATGACGTCAATCATCTTATAATTTAACCCTTCGGTTCTCATGGTGTCCCTTATCCACCCCGCGCTGGCGAAGGGTCCCGAGGAGCCCGAATGGTAACCTGAACCGATCCTTTTGACGGGAGAGACTTCCAGGGAATAGCGGCGTTCGACGATCCTCAGGACGTACTCCTGGGCGAGGATATTGTTGGGAGATGATAGTATCTCTCCCGCCCCTGGAAGCATATGTTCCACCGCCGCGGTCCTGGCCTCGGCGTAAGAAAAGCCGCTGTCGAGGCGTTCTCGGAGCACCTTCCGGAAGGCAGCGGGTTCTTCGATGAGGATCTTGGCGATAGACCCAAGGGGAGCGTCGGGGTCTTCCATGCCGAAAGAGAGATGGGTCACGACACCGGTCATGGCCATCAGGTCAACCGCGGCGGATCCGAAGACCCCTGCGTTGTGACAGGAGAAAGCCGCCGGAAGCTCGATCACGAGATTGGCACCCGATCGTAGGGCCATCTCGGCACGGCACCACTTGTCCAGGAATGCTGGTTCCCCCCGCTGGACGAAGTTCGACGAAAGCACCACTACCGCGGCATCGGCGCTGCTTGTTTCCAGGGACCGGTTCATATGGTATAAATGTCCATTGTGGAAGGGGTTATACTCGGCAATGATTCCTACAACGTTTTTATTTAGCAAGGATCCGGACCTTCCTTCCTGGTCGAATAAGACTACGATAGATCTGTGGAACGGTTCCGGTCAATACCGAAGGAGGTCTGATAGCATGAAAGTTCTGGTTCTCAACTGCGGCAGCTCTTCTTTGAAGTACCAGCTTTTCGATATGACGACGGAAGCGGTCCTGGCGAAAGGGCTTGTGGAGCGGATTGGTATCGAGGGTTCAAGGGTTCGGCATGAAAAAACCGGTCTCGAGCCCCTGAAGTTCGATACCCCTATTCCCGACCACAAGGTGGGGATCAAGGTCGTCCTCGATACCCTTCTCGATGGAGACCAGGGGGTAATCAAGAGTCTGGGGGAACTCAGAGCCGTCGGTCACAGGGTGGTCCACGGGGGCGAAAAGTTCGCCCGCTCCGTGGTGGTCAACCCCGAAGTCCTGAAAGTGGTCGAAGAATGTTGTCCCCTTGCGCCCCTTCATAACCCGGCCAACCTCATGGGGATCAGGGCCATGATGGAGGTCCTGCCCGATGTGCCCCAGGTGGCGGTTTTCGACACCGCCTTCCACCAGACGATGCCGGATTATGCTTACACCTATGGCCTCCCCTACCATTACTACGAAAAGCACAGGGTCAGGCGTTATGGGTTCCACGGGACCAGTCACTTCTATGTCGCCCACAGGGCTGCCGAGATGATGGGTAAGCCCATCGAGGACCTGAAGATTGTGACCTGCCATCTTGGCAACGGCAGTTCCATTTCGGCCGTAAAAGGTGGCCGGTCCATCGATACCAGCCTCGGATTTGGAACAGTCCCGGGTGTACTGATGGGAACCCGTTGCGGTGATATCGATCCCACCGTGATCCTTTATATCATGGAACATGATGAAGTCGACCCCAAATCGATGAGCCACATCATTCACAAAGAGAGTGGTTTTAAAGGCATTACAGGCCTGAGCAGCGACCTCAGGGATGTGGAGGAGGCCGCAGTGAAGGGTAACTCCAAAGCACGGCTTGCCCTTGACATCCTTTTTTACGGGATTCGCAAGCACATCTGTGCCTATGCGGGAGCCATGGGAGGGATCGACGCGATCGTATTCACGGCGGGCATCGGCGAGAACAGCGTCACCGTGAGAAAGATGGTCTGTGAGGACCTGGAGTTCCTTGGGGCGAAGATCGACCTCGAAAAGAACAATATGAGAGGCAAGGAGGCCTTTATAAACGGGCCCGATTCCAGGGTGAGCATCATGGTCATACCCACCAACGAGGAACTCGTAATCGCGAGGGATACCAAGGAGCTCGCCATAGACTAGGTCTGAAGCGATGGAAAAGAGCAACGAAGATTTTAAAACCGGGATAGGAGTGAAACCACTGGGCTGGTCCTGCTCCTTCAAAGGCGCTACGGTGATCGAGGAGAGGGGACCCTTGGTCCTCAGGTGTGAACTCCCGATATCGGGCTCCGTTGAACACTGGGGACAAGAGTACAGGTTCACCGATCCCGTGGTAGTCGATGCCACGGTGTCAGGTGATGCTTTGGGCCTCGATGTAGACATCGCCTTTAAGGCGAGGATGGAAGTTGATTGCGCGCGTTGCCTGGAGGCCACCTCTTGTGAAGTTTCCGAAAGCTTCCAACTTTTTTTAAAACCCATGCCCGAAAACAAGGGCGACCGGGTCGAGGACGGAAACGCGGAGGATGATGAAAACCTGGTCCTCGTCCCGTCCATCGAGGGAGAGATAGACATTTCAGGCCAGGTGTGGGAATATCTGGTTGTTTCGCTTCCCGAGAAGATCCTTTGCTGCGAGGGCTGCCTGGGTTTATGCCCCCTCTGTGGCAGGAACAGGAACAGGGGCGAATGCTCATGTTCAACTTCTGAGCCCGATCCAAGGTTCGCGGTTTTGGCGGAATTAATTGAGAATGGAAATGATGAAGCTCCCGGGAAAGGAGGGAACAGGAATGGCAACTCCAAAAAGTAGGACATCGCATAAAAGGACCAGGCAGAGAAAAGCCCAGTGGTTAGGGTCTTTGAAGAGCCCGGAAACTACCGCCTGCCCTAACTG includes:
- a CDS encoding nucleotidyltransferase family protein, with translation MLNKNVVGIIAEYNPFHNGHLYHMNRSLETSSADAAVVVLSSNFVQRGEPAFLDKWCRAEMALRSGANLVIELPAAFSCHNAGVFGSAAVDLMAMTGVVTHLSFGMEDPDAPLGSIAKILIEEPAAFRKVLRERLDSGFSYAEARTAAVEHMLPGAGEILSSPNNILAQEYVLRIVERRYSLEVSPVKRIGSGYHSGSSGPFASAGWIRDTMRTEGLNYKMIDVMPSRVLSILKEEISLGRCLLSLDIFWRILRTVLVRDGPSRLSKFAEMKEGIENLLWASAV
- a CDS encoding acetate kinase, translating into MKVLVLNCGSSSLKYQLFDMTTEAVLAKGLVERIGIEGSRVRHEKTGLEPLKFDTPIPDHKVGIKVVLDTLLDGDQGVIKSLGELRAVGHRVVHGGEKFARSVVVNPEVLKVVEECCPLAPLHNPANLMGIRAMMEVLPDVPQVAVFDTAFHQTMPDYAYTYGLPYHYYEKHRVRRYGFHGTSHFYVAHRAAEMMGKPIEDLKIVTCHLGNGSSISAVKGGRSIDTSLGFGTVPGVLMGTRCGDIDPTVILYIMEHDEVDPKSMSHIIHKESGFKGITGLSSDLRDVEEAAVKGNSKARLALDILFYGIRKHICAYAGAMGGIDAIVFTAGIGENSVTVRKMVCEDLEFLGAKIDLEKNNMRGKEAFINGPDSRVSIMVIPTNEELVIARDTKELAID
- a CDS encoding DUF177 domain-containing protein; translated protein: MEKSNEDFKTGIGVKPLGWSCSFKGATVIEERGPLVLRCELPISGSVEHWGQEYRFTDPVVVDATVSGDALGLDVDIAFKARMEVDCARCLEATSCEVSESFQLFLKPMPENKGDRVEDGNAEDDENLVLVPSIEGEIDISGQVWEYLVVSLPEKILCCEGCLGLCPLCGRNRNRGECSCSTSEPDPRFAVLAELIENGNDEAPGKGGNRNGNSKK
- the rpmF gene encoding 50S ribosomal protein L32, yielding MATPKSRTSHKRTRQRKAQWLGSLKSPETTACPNCGETIQMHRACLECGQYRGRQVIKQKAEGKEKSS